A segment of the Homoserinimonas aerilata genome:
ATGGCGAAGGTTTCGGGCGCGCGGGGCGGTTCGGGTCAGCTGGCCGGCCAGCTCGGTCTGGCGCCGTGGCAGGTGGATCGCGCCAAGCGTGACCTGCAGGGCTGGACAGATTCGGGTCTCGGCCGCTGCATCGAGATGCTCGCCGAGACGGATGCCGCGGTGAAGGGCGCCCAGCGCGATCCGGTTTTCGCACTCGAGCGCATGGTGGGCGTGATCGCGAGCCGAGGCGAGCAGCCCGGGGGATAGGGCCGCTGGCTCGGCACAGACACAGGCGCCGGCACAAAGCGAAGGACCCCGCCTCAGTGAGGCGGGGTCCTGTTCGTTCGGTCCGGCGTTGCTGCCGGTCGCGAGCGGGTGCTGCTACAGCGCGTTGACCTGCTTCGCGATGGACGACTTGCGGTTTGCCGCCTGGTTCTTGTGGATGACGCCCTTGCTGGCGGCCTTGTCGAGCTTCTTGGAGGCGACGAGGAGAGCGGCTGCAGCCTTCTCCTTGTTGCCCTCGGTGATGGCGGCGCGCGTTGCGCGAACTGCCGTCTTGACCTCGCTGCGGACGGCCTTGTTGCGGTCGGTCGCCTTCTTGTTGGTGAGGATGCGCTTGATCTGCGACTTGATATTTGCCACGTTGAGTAACTTTCTGTTGTTCCGGATGATGTTCGGCAGCCGTGACCGCGTCGATGTAGAGGGCATCGATTCGGCTGAGGGCTGCAATTCGCACCCGTGATCGTGGGAAATGAACGCGGTGCGCAAGCCAACAGGCAACTTTACCAGTCTTGAGGGGCATCCGACAATTCCCCGATCGTCGGCGCGCCGCGTGCGAAGCGCCCCGCCTTTGGGCGCCGATTCGGGCAGCGGCCTCAGGCATGGGAGAATCGACGGATATCATCCCCCGGGCGCGCCGCATGCGGCCTGCCACCAGAGTCTTCAGAGGAACGCGTGAGCCCCAGAGCACAGAAGGCCCTCGAGCCGGCTTCGACCGACCCCGCCTTCATTCGCAACTTCTGCATCATCGCCCATATCGACCACGGTAAGTCGACGTTGGCCGATCGCATGCTGCAGGTGACGGGTGTCGTCAGTGACCGCGATATGCGCGCCCAGTATCTCGATCGCATGGATATCGAGCGTGAGCGTGGCATCACGATCAAGAGCCAGGCGGTGCGGATGCCGTGGGCTCTGGATGCGCAGACCGGCCCGTCTCCGGCGGGCACCTACGCGTTGAACATGATCGACACCCCCGGGCACGTCGACTTCACCTATGAGGTCTCGCGCAGCCTTGCCGCCTGCGAGGGCGCCATCCTGCTTGTGGATGCGGCGCAGGGCATCGAGGCGCAGACGCTGGCGAACCTGTATCTGGCGCTCGACAACGACCTGACGATCGTTCCGGTGCTGAACAAGATCGACCTGCCTGCGGCCGACCCCGAGAAGTATGCGCGGGAGCTCGCCGATCTGATCGGCGGTTCGCCTGACGATGTGCTCCGGGTCTCCGGAAAGACGGGCGTGGGTGTTCCTGAGCTGCTTGACCGCGTCACGAGTGTCATCCCGCCGCCTGTCGGTGATGCGAGTGCGCCGCCGCGGGCCATGATCTTCGACTCGGTCTACGACAGCTACCGTGGCGTGGTCACGTATGTGCGGATGGTCGACGGCCAGCTGAATCCGCGCGAGAAGATCCAGATGATGTCGACGCGTGCGACGCATGAGATCCTCGAGATCGGTGTCAGTTCGCCTGAGCCGGTGCCCAGCAAGGGGTTAGGGGTCGGCGAGGTCGGTTATCTGATCACGGGTGTGAAGGATGTGCGCCAGTCGAAGGTGGGCGACACGGTGACGACGGCGTCGAAGCCGGCATCCGCGGCCCTTCCCGGGTACACGGAGCCTCTCCCGATGGTCTTCTCCGGCCTGTATCCGATCGATGGCAGCGACTATCCGGCGCTGCGCGATGCGCTCGACAAGCTGAAGCTTTCGGATGCTTCGCTCGTCTATGAGCCGGAGACCTCGGTTGCGTTGGGCTTCGGTTTCCGCTGCGGCTTCCTCGGCCTCCTGCATCTGGAGATCATCACGGAGCGGCTCGACCGCGAGTTCGGGCTCGACCTGATCACGACTGCGCCATCCGTCATCTATGAGGTGACGACGGAGGACCGGAAGACGGTCACCGTGACGAACCCGAGCGAGTTCCCGGTGGGCCGCATCGATTCGGTGAGCGAGCCGATCGTGAAGGCGGCGATCCTCGCGCCCAAGGACTATGTCGGCGTGATCATGGAGCTCTGCCAGGGGCGCCGCGGCACGCTCCTCGGCATGGACTATCTCGGCGAGGACAGGGTCGAGATCAAGTACACGATGCCGCTCGGCGAGATCGTGTTCGACTTCTTCGACCAGCTGAAGAGCAAGACGGCCGGCTATGCGAGCCTCGACTACGAGCCGTCGGGTCAGCAGGAGGCCGACCTGGTAAAGGTCGACATCCTGTTGCAGGGCGAGCAGGTGGATGCGTTCAGCGCGATCGTGCACCGCGAGAAGGCGTATGCCTATGGCGTGCTGATGACGGGGCGTCTGCGCGAGCTGATTCCGCGCCAGCAGTTCGAGGTGCCCATTCAGGCGGCGATCGGTGCTCGCATCATCGCTCGTGAGAGCATCCGTGCCATCCGCAAGGATGTTCTGGCCAAGTGCTACGGCGGTGACATCACCCGCAAGCGCAAGCTCCTCGAGAAGCAGAAGGAGGGCAAGAAGCGCATGAAGATGGTGGGCCGCGTCGAGGTTCCTCAGGAGGCGTTCATTGCCGCCCTCTCGGGTGATGTCGAGAAGAAGGACAAGAAGTAGTGTCGCGCCCCGCGCTCTGGAATCTTCCTGTCACCTACGCGGCGGTGGGGGCCACTCAGTCGCCCGAGACGCTGCGCTACCCGCCGGAGGGCTACCGCGTCTTCGAGAAGCGGGTGCGCATCGGCACCGGCCCCGCGCGCTGGGATTTCGCCTGGCACGCGACACTCGCGTGGGGTATCAAGGTCCGCAGCGGTTTCACGATCGAGCTGACGGAGACCCCTCCGGAGGTCACCGAGGGCAGCTACGCGCCCGTCTCCTTCGACACGGCGGGCACGCCCGTCGCCCCTGCCATCACCGGCCCGTCGACAGAGACGGTGTACGGGCCGGACGGCCTGCCCTTCGTCTCGCCCGGCGACTCGGCCTGGCTGGTGCTGCACGTCGGCCCGTTCAAGATCCATGAGCCTGTGCGCGTCGTCTACGTGATCGACGAACCGAATCGCAAGGGCTTCGCCTACGGCACCCTGCCCGGCCACCAGATCAGCGGTGAGGAGTCGTTCGTCGTCGACCTCGAAGACGACGGCTCCGTGTGGCTCACGGTCCGCACGATCTCTCGCTCTGCGACGGGGTGGGGGTGGGCGCGTCCTTTCCTCGCGATCGGGCAGCGCATCATCCGTGCCCGCTATCTGAAGGCCCTCACCGGCCCTGTCGACTGACACGATGCCCTCCGCCCTGCCCATCGCCGACCCTGCGCCCCTCGACGGCGCCCTTCCGGCATCCGTCGCCGAGGGCGCGGAGGGCCGCGACTTCGGCGTCTACCTGCATGTGCCGTTCTGCCGTGTGCGCTGCGGCTACTGCGATTTCAACACCTACACCTCAGATGAGCTTCGGGGTGCGAAGCGCAGCGACTACGCGAGCCAGGCTGTGCAGGAGGTCGCGCTGGCACGTGGCGTGATGGATGCTGCGGGCCTGCCCGAGCGGCCGGTGTCAACCGTCTTCTTCGGCGGCGGCACTCCGACGCTGCTGCCCGCATCCGATCTGGTCTCGATGTTCGACGCTGTGCGCGACGCCTGGCGAATCGCTCCGGATGCGGAGGTCACGACAGAGGCGAACCCCGATTCGGTCGACCTCGACTACCTGATGGCGCTGGGGCGCGCCGGTTTCACGCGGGTGTCGTTCGGCATGCAGTCGGCCGTCCCACACGTTCTGGCGACGCTGGAGCGCACCCACGACCCCGAGCGCGTGCCGCTGGTGGTCGCGTGGGCCCGCGAGGCGGGCCTCGACGTCAGCCTCGACCTCATCTACGGAACACCGGGGGAGTCGCTCGACGACTGGCGCCGCTCGCTCGAGCACGCCATCGCGCAGGCGCCGGATCACCTCTCCGCCTATTCGCTCATCGTGGAGGACGGCACGAAGCTGGCCCGGCAGATCAGGCGCGGCGAGGTTGCGCAGCCTGATGAGGATCTGCAGGCCGACATGTACGAGCTGGCCGACGAGCTGCTCGGCGCGGCCGGATTCGACTGGTACGAGGTGAGCAACTGGGCGACGACGGATGCCCACCGCTCCCGTCACAACCTCGCCTACTGGAGGGGTCACGACTGGTGGGGTGTCGGGCCCGGCGCCCACAGCCATGTCGGCGGGGTCCGCTGGTGGAATGTGAAGCATCCGGCCGCCTACGCCGACCGCATCATGGCGGGGCATTCGCCTGCCGCCGGGCGGGAGACGCTCGACCAGGAGACGAGACGGGTCGAGCGTGTGCTCCTCCAGCTGCGCATCCGTGAAGGAATATCGGCGGGGGAGCTGGGGCCGCAGGGCCGCACGGCCGTCGCGGGGCTCATCGCCGACGGCCTCGTCGAGGGTGCGAGTGCGGTGCGCGGCACGATCGTGCTCACGAGGAACGGGCGGCTGCTCGCAGATGCCGTCGTGCGACGGCTCCTCGACGAAGGCTGATGCCGCCCGTCCCGGGTGCTACTTGATGAATTCGATCGTCACCGGGTACTTGTAGTACTGCCCCGAGTTCGCCTTGACCGCTGCGATGATCATGAAGACGATGGCGGCGACACCGAATGCGATGAGAACCGGCACAACGATGATCGCCCCGATTCCGAACGTCACGGCCACGATGATGCTGCCCACGATGCTGAGGGCGACCGCATAGATGGTGAACGAGATCTGGAAGTTGAGGGCAGACCTCGTGTGCTCACGCACGAACGGCCCGCGGTCCTTCAACAGCAGATAGCCGATCAGCGCCGGCAGGAAGCCGAGAAAGATGCCGCCGACATGGATGAGCGTCGCCCACAGCTTCTCGTCTGAGGGGCTGAGCGGCTGCGGTGCGGCGTTGTAGCCGGAGGGCGGTGGTGGGGGTGCCTGATTCGTCATACGGCCCATTAAAGCAAACCCGCCCGTGAACGACGCAGGGCCGGGAGCAATGCTCCCGGCCCTGCGTCTGCTCTGCGACTACTTGATGAGGCGCAGGTTGACCGGGTAGCGGTAGGACTGGCCGTTCTTCGCGGCGTTGAAACCCTGAATGCAGAACACGATCGTGAGAATCCAGAGCGCGAGCGGCAGGATCCATCCGATGAGCATCCAGAAGCCGAAGGTGACAGCGGTCAGCACGGCGTTGATGATCTGGATCGCAATGTGGCCGATGGTGACGGCGATCTGGAAGTTCACCGACTCCTTGCCCTCACGGTCGGTGTGGGTGCCGCGGTCCTTGAACACGAGCCAGATGATGAGCGGCGGGAGGATCCACAGGATGCCACCCAGGTGTGCGAACGACGCCCACTGGTTGTCCTCGGCAGGGGTGAGCGGTGCTGCTGCCGCCGGTGACGCGGGGGGAGGGGTCTGATCGGTCATTGCGTATGCCTTTCCGGTTTTCGGGAGTTGCCCGGTGCATGCCGGGACACCTGACGCTGCTGAGTGCCCCCTGAATGAGGGCAGCGAAGGCTATCCCATAAGGTAGTGCCTCTTCGCCGCGCCGCGCAACGAATGCGGAAGCGGCGTGTCACGATACAATTGGCAGTCAACTTGTTCGAGTGCCAATGACCGTGAGGGCGGTGGATTGTGGTCTCAGATCGCGGTCTCGAGGTGCTCCGGGTGATCGTGCAGGACTATGTGGAGTCCCGAGAGCCTGTCGGCTCCAAGTCGATCGTCGAGCGCCATTCATTCGGCGTGTCCGCGGCGACGATCCGCAACGACATGGCCCAGCTCGAGGAGGAGGAGTTGATTGCCGCGCCGCACACCTCCTCCGGCCGTGTGCCGACCGACAAGGGTTATCGCCTCTTCGTCAACCAGCTCGCCGATCTCAGGCCGTTGAATGCGGCGCAGCGGCAGGCGATCCACGCGTTCCTGGGCGAATCGGCCGATCTCGATGACGTGCTCGCGCGCACGGTGCGCCTGCTCTCGCAGCTCACGCATCAGGTCGCTCTTGTGCAGTACCCGTCTCTGGGGCGCTCGCGCATCCGTCATGTCGAGTTGGTGCCGCTCACCGAGTCGCGCATTCTCACCGTGCTGATCACCGACACCGGTCGGGTGGAGCAGCGCATGGTCGACGTGGGGCCCGGCCTCGATGACGAGTTTTTGAGTGACCTGCGGATGCGCATCAACTCGGCCCTCGACGGGCTGCTCCTCACGGAGGCGGCTGCGCGCCTCGACTCGCTCGCCGACGACTTCGCTCCTGCTCGGCGCGAGGTGGTGCATCCGATCGCGGCCAGCCTGGCCGAGCAGGTTCTCGCGAACAGGCACGACAGGCTCGTGATGGCGGGGGCTGCGAATCTTGCGCGCACGGAGGAGGACTTCGCCGGCAGCATCTATCCTGTTCTGGAGGCGATCGAGGAGCAGGTCACCCTGCTGAAGCTCTTCGGCGAGATGGAGCAGGATCAGGCTGGCATCTCGGTGCGCATCGGCCGGGAGAACGAGTCTTTCGGCCTCGGCGAGGCTTCCGTGCTGAGCACGGGCTACACGGCGGCCGGCGGCGAGCTTGCCCGCCTGGGGCTTCTGGGGCCGACCCGGATGGACTATTCCAGCAATATGGCGGCGGTTCGTGCGGTTGCACGTTACCTGTCGCGCCTGTTGGGCGAGAGTTGACTGTGGCGCGGCGCGTCACACGAGAGAACAAGAATCTAAGGAACTGCAGTGGCTGACCATTACGAAGTACTCGGCGTCGACCGGGATGCGACCCCCGAGGTGATCAAGAAGGCGTACCGTCGTCTTGCCCGCGAGTTGCACCCCGATGTGAATCCGGGAGCGGATGCCGCCGATCGCTTCAAGGACGTGACCCACGCCTATGACGTGCTCTCCGACCCCAAGCAGAAGGAGCAGTACGATCTGGGCGACCAGGCCGGCTTCGGCGGTGGATTCGGTGGCTTCGGCGACATCTTCGAGACCTTCTTCGGCGGTGGGGGCGGCGGCAATCGCCCTCCGCGTTCTCGCACGGAGCGAGGGCAGGATGCGCTCGTCCGCATCGAGGTGACGCTCGAGGATGTCATCTTCGGCACGCAGCACGAGGTCGAGGTCGACACGGCCGTCACGTGCAAGACGTGCGCGGGCTCCTGCTGCGCCCCGGGCACCGAGATGGCGACATGCGACATCTGTGGCGGCTCCGGCCTCATCCAGCGTTCCGTGCGCAGCCTGCTCGGCAATGTGATGACCTCGAGCCCCTGTGGCACCTGCCGCGGCTTCGGCACGGTCATCCCGAACCCGTGCTCGACGTGCTCCGGCCAGGGCCGCGTGCGCGCCCGCCGTCGCATCCCCGTCGACATCCCCGCCGGCGTTGACACGGGCCTTCGCCTGCAGATGCCGAGTCAGGGCGAGGTCGGCCCGGCCGGTGGGCCCAACGGCGACCTGTACCTCGAGATCAAGGTGCGCCACCACGATGTGTTCAGCCGCAATGGCGACGACATCCTGGCGACGCTCGAGGTGCAGATGACGGATGCGATCCTCGGCACGACGGCCACGTTCGACGCGCTCGATGGTCCGGTCGAGCTGGAGATCAAGCCCGGCGCGCAGAGCGCGGAGGTGATCACGGTCAAGGATCGTGGCGTCACCCACCTGCGTGGTTCGGGCCGTGGTGATCTGAAGGTCGGCATCCAGGTGCTCACGCCCACGAAGCTCAACTCGAAGTCGAAGGAGCTCATCGCCGAGCTGGCCCGCGTGCAGAATGCGGTGCCGCCGCATCTGGCGCACTTCCAGCAGGGGCTGTTCCAGAAGCTGCGCGACCGCTTCCTGAACATCTAGCTGCGACAGGCGGGAGACGAGCGTGGCGCACTTCTACCTGAACGAGTCGCTAGTGTCGGCGGCGCCGGGCGCATCCGTCTCGATCGAGGGTGCCGAGGCCAGGCATGCCGTCACGGTGAGTCGCATCCGGGTGGGGGAGTCGCTGTCGATCGGCAACGGTGCGGGGCTTGTCGTGACCGGGCCGGTTGTGGAGGCGGATGCTGCCCGTCTCGTCGTCGAGGCCGTCGACGTCGTCGAGACCCCGGTGCCGTCGCCTGCGGTGCTGCTCGTGCAGGCTCTGGCCAAGGGCGATCGCGATGAGTCCGCCGTGCAGGCGGCGACCGAGCTCGGTGTGGATGCTGTTGTGCCGTGGGCTGCGCAGCGCTCGATCGTGAGATGGCAGGGCCCCAAGGTGGCGAAGGGCATCGAGCGGTGGAGGGCGATCGTGCGCGAGGCCACGAAGCAGTCGATGAGGCCGCGCATCCCTGAGGTGCGGGAGCTGGCGTCGACGACCGCAGTCGCCGCGCTGGCGTCGCAACTGCGTGTGCTCGTGCTGGAGCCGACGGCGGAACAGCGGCTGTCTGAGCTCGAACTCGACGGGCGCGATGTTGCCGTCGTCGTGGGGCCGGAGGGAGGCATCGCGCCGGCCGAGCTCGAGCAGTTGGCCGCGGCAGGAGCCGTCGCTGTGCGTCTCGGCGACGGGGTGCTGCGAACCTCCACGGCGGGTCCCGCGGCGATCGCGGTACTGAGCGCGCGCCTGGGCCGCTGGTAGTGGCGGCAGCCACGCTCGCGCCGCAGTGCCGGGCCGGTTGTCGCTTAGGCTTGTCGTATGCCTGACCATGCCGAACCGTCCATCTTCACGAGGATCATCGATCGTGAGATCCCGGCCGACGTCGTCTTCGAGAGCGAGCGGCTGATCGCGATCCGCGACATCGCGCCGAAGGCCCCTGTGCACCTGCTTGTGATCCCGAAGGATCCGCAGTTCCGTGATGTCGTCGAACTCGCGGCGGGCGATCCGGAGCTCCTCGCAGAGATGGTCGCCGCGGCTGCGACGCTGGCAGAGGAACACTGTGGCGGCCAGTTCCGTCTCGTGTTCAACACGGGCACGGATGCCGGCCAGACGGTGTTCCACGTTCACGCCCACATCATGGGCGGCGGGCTCACGGAAGGCTCCCTTGGCGATTGACGACGGCTTCGAATCGGCGCACGGCCCAGCATCCCCGGGCGGCTCCGACGGCAGCGGCGCGCAGGATGCCGTCACAAGCGAGCGCTTTCGGGTGGACGGCGTGGCGATGGTGCACCTTCTGGGGCCGCAGGATCGCCTGCTTCGCACCATGGAGGAACAGCATCCGCTCGTCTCGGTGCACGTCCGTGGCAACGAGATCCAACTCGATGGGCCTGTAGATCAGGTGCGCGCCGTGCGCAGGCTCATCGATGAGCTCGCCGTGCTGGCCCGGGCCGAGCATGATCTCGGCGTGGGTGATGTGCGCGAGTCTGCTCGACTCATCGCGAGCGACGGGGAGCGCCCCAGCGATGTTCTGGGGCAGCCGATCCTGACCAGCCGGGGCAAGAGCATCCGA
Coding sequences within it:
- the rpsT gene encoding 30S ribosomal protein S20 translates to MANIKSQIKRILTNKKATDRNKAVRSEVKTAVRATRAAITEGNKEKAAAALLVASKKLDKAASKGVIHKNQAANRKSSIAKQVNAL
- the lepA gene encoding translation elongation factor 4 translates to MSPRAQKALEPASTDPAFIRNFCIIAHIDHGKSTLADRMLQVTGVVSDRDMRAQYLDRMDIERERGITIKSQAVRMPWALDAQTGPSPAGTYALNMIDTPGHVDFTYEVSRSLAACEGAILLVDAAQGIEAQTLANLYLALDNDLTIVPVLNKIDLPAADPEKYARELADLIGGSPDDVLRVSGKTGVGVPELLDRVTSVIPPPVGDASAPPRAMIFDSVYDSYRGVVTYVRMVDGQLNPREKIQMMSTRATHEILEIGVSSPEPVPSKGLGVGEVGYLITGVKDVRQSKVGDTVTTASKPASAALPGYTEPLPMVFSGLYPIDGSDYPALRDALDKLKLSDASLVYEPETSVALGFGFRCGFLGLLHLEIITERLDREFGLDLITTAPSVIYEVTTEDRKTVTVTNPSEFPVGRIDSVSEPIVKAAILAPKDYVGVIMELCQGRRGTLLGMDYLGEDRVEIKYTMPLGEIVFDFFDQLKSKTAGYASLDYEPSGQQEADLVKVDILLQGEQVDAFSAIVHREKAYAYGVLMTGRLRELIPRQQFEVPIQAAIGARIIARESIRAIRKDVLAKCYGGDITRKRKLLEKQKEGKKRMKMVGRVEVPQEAFIAALSGDVEKKDKK
- a CDS encoding DUF1990 family protein: MSRPALWNLPVTYAAVGATQSPETLRYPPEGYRVFEKRVRIGTGPARWDFAWHATLAWGIKVRSGFTIELTETPPEVTEGSYAPVSFDTAGTPVAPAITGPSTETVYGPDGLPFVSPGDSAWLVLHVGPFKIHEPVRVVYVIDEPNRKGFAYGTLPGHQISGEESFVVDLEDDGSVWLTVRTISRSATGWGWARPFLAIGQRIIRARYLKALTGPVD
- the hemW gene encoding radical SAM family heme chaperone HemW, coding for MPSALPIADPAPLDGALPASVAEGAEGRDFGVYLHVPFCRVRCGYCDFNTYTSDELRGAKRSDYASQAVQEVALARGVMDAAGLPERPVSTVFFGGGTPTLLPASDLVSMFDAVRDAWRIAPDAEVTTEANPDSVDLDYLMALGRAGFTRVSFGMQSAVPHVLATLERTHDPERVPLVVAWAREAGLDVSLDLIYGTPGESLDDWRRSLEHAIAQAPDHLSAYSLIVEDGTKLARQIRRGEVAQPDEDLQADMYELADELLGAAGFDWYEVSNWATTDAHRSRHNLAYWRGHDWWGVGPGAHSHVGGVRWWNVKHPAAYADRIMAGHSPAAGRETLDQETRRVERVLLQLRIREGISAGELGPQGRTAVAGLIADGLVEGASAVRGTIVLTRNGRLLADAVVRRLLDEG
- a CDS encoding DUF4870 domain-containing protein, coding for MTNQAPPPPPSGYNAAPQPLSPSDEKLWATLIHVGGIFLGFLPALIGYLLLKDRGPFVREHTRSALNFQISFTIYAVALSIVGSIIVAVTFGIGAIIVVPVLIAFGVAAIVFMIIAAVKANSGQYYKYPVTIEFIK
- a CDS encoding DUF4870 domain-containing protein — translated: MTDQTPPPASPAAAAPLTPAEDNQWASFAHLGGILWILPPLIIWLVFKDRGTHTDREGKESVNFQIAVTIGHIAIQIINAVLTAVTFGFWMLIGWILPLALWILTIVFCIQGFNAAKNGQSYRYPVNLRLIK
- the hrcA gene encoding heat-inducible transcriptional repressor HrcA translates to MVSDRGLEVLRVIVQDYVESREPVGSKSIVERHSFGVSAATIRNDMAQLEEEELIAAPHTSSGRVPTDKGYRLFVNQLADLRPLNAAQRQAIHAFLGESADLDDVLARTVRLLSQLTHQVALVQYPSLGRSRIRHVELVPLTESRILTVLITDTGRVEQRMVDVGPGLDDEFLSDLRMRINSALDGLLLTEAAARLDSLADDFAPARREVVHPIAASLAEQVLANRHDRLVMAGAANLARTEEDFAGSIYPVLEAIEEQVTLLKLFGEMEQDQAGISVRIGRENESFGLGEASVLSTGYTAAGGELARLGLLGPTRMDYSSNMAAVRAVARYLSRLLGES
- the dnaJ gene encoding molecular chaperone DnaJ; the encoded protein is MADHYEVLGVDRDATPEVIKKAYRRLARELHPDVNPGADAADRFKDVTHAYDVLSDPKQKEQYDLGDQAGFGGGFGGFGDIFETFFGGGGGGNRPPRSRTERGQDALVRIEVTLEDVIFGTQHEVEVDTAVTCKTCAGSCCAPGTEMATCDICGGSGLIQRSVRSLLGNVMTSSPCGTCRGFGTVIPNPCSTCSGQGRVRARRRIPVDIPAGVDTGLRLQMPSQGEVGPAGGPNGDLYLEIKVRHHDVFSRNGDDILATLEVQMTDAILGTTATFDALDGPVELEIKPGAQSAEVITVKDRGVTHLRGSGRGDLKVGIQVLTPTKLNSKSKELIAELARVQNAVPPHLAHFQQGLFQKLRDRFLNI
- a CDS encoding 16S rRNA (uracil(1498)-N(3))-methyltransferase, translated to MAHFYLNESLVSAAPGASVSIEGAEARHAVTVSRIRVGESLSIGNGAGLVVTGPVVEADAARLVVEAVDVVETPVPSPAVLLVQALAKGDRDESAVQAATELGVDAVVPWAAQRSIVRWQGPKVAKGIERWRAIVREATKQSMRPRIPEVRELASTTAVAALASQLRVLVLEPTAEQRLSELELDGRDVAVVVGPEGGIAPAELEQLAAAGAVAVRLGDGVLRTSTAGPAAIAVLSARLGRW
- a CDS encoding histidine triad nucleotide-binding protein produces the protein MPDHAEPSIFTRIIDREIPADVVFESERLIAIRDIAPKAPVHLLVIPKDPQFRDVVELAAGDPELLAEMVAAAATLAEEHCGGQFRLVFNTGTDAGQTVFHVHAHIMGGGLTEGSLGD